A single genomic interval of Solimonas sp. K1W22B-7 harbors:
- a CDS encoding crotonase/enoyl-CoA hydratase family protein, which produces MNEVLVERRPPLLWVTINRPQARNAVDGVTAAQLAEAFRAFDADPELSVAILSGTGEHFCAGADLKAVAGGDPARANRIDTQGDGPMGPSRMQLGKPVIAAVSGYCVAGGIELALWCDLRVADETAVFGVFCRRFGVPLIDGGTVRLPRAIGMSRALDMILTGRPVDAQEALSFGLANRVVPAGQARAEAETLALQLAAFPQQCMRGDRRSAHEQWGMAEDAAIANEFAHGLKTLGSGETVAGATRFSGGVGRGGKF; this is translated from the coding sequence ATGAACGAAGTCCTGGTGGAGCGGCGCCCGCCGCTGCTGTGGGTGACGATCAACCGTCCGCAGGCGCGCAACGCCGTGGACGGCGTGACGGCGGCGCAGCTGGCGGAGGCCTTCCGCGCCTTCGACGCCGACCCGGAGCTGTCGGTGGCGATCCTGTCCGGCACCGGCGAGCACTTCTGCGCCGGCGCGGACCTGAAGGCCGTGGCCGGCGGCGATCCGGCGCGCGCCAACCGCATCGACACGCAGGGCGATGGCCCGATGGGTCCCTCGCGCATGCAGCTGGGAAAGCCGGTGATTGCGGCGGTGTCGGGCTACTGCGTCGCCGGCGGCATCGAGCTGGCGCTGTGGTGCGACCTGCGCGTGGCCGACGAGACGGCGGTGTTCGGCGTGTTCTGCCGCCGCTTCGGCGTGCCGCTGATCGACGGCGGCACGGTGCGCCTGCCGCGCGCCATCGGCATGAGCCGCGCGCTGGACATGATCCTCACGGGCCGGCCGGTGGACGCGCAGGAAGCCTTGTCCTTCGGCCTGGCCAACCGCGTGGTGCCGGCGGGGCAGGCGCGGGCCGAGGCGGAGACGCTGGCGCTGCAGCTGGCAGCCTTCCCGCAGCAGTGCATGCGCGGCGATCGCCGTAGCGCCCATGAGCAGTGGGGCATGGCCGAGGATGCGGCCATCGCCAACGAGTTTGCGCATGGGCTCAAGACATTGGGCAGTGGCGAGACGGTGGCGGGAGCGACGCGCTTCAGCGGTGGCGTGGGGCGCGGCGGGAAGTTCTGA